A portion of the Pomacea canaliculata isolate SZHN2017 linkage group LG13, ASM307304v1, whole genome shotgun sequence genome contains these proteins:
- the LOC112553667 gene encoding transmembrane 6 superfamily member 1-like: MTLLGPLSVFLTSLLAIPLAYICNQLSTMKDPVVMLIIGAVALVTVAATPYFLMRNKPQRTDNFFYVLSIFTFASVIDLVIALENDGLIANFMEFYLRDGEPYLKTAHGTMISYWDGIAHYAMYLMILAAQSWNQSYRDVGLYWAASIGHSMLILMPGIFMGSHGMRWPCLLNLPYIVVPFYYGARFLLQGRAHEGRQVKEKTNMQHASLWRRPADIFFIIFFMAAICLAVLRFIAALGGSVQVAQQYRDQLEPYLADNAYPKVQMMVYLFYFLPYYVAAVYGLVWPENTWMLDLSLIHAGAAAQGQFAHIGSSFHYRTPYVHRVPQGGRARFLFWLINGALFLVPQLFAYRCLNFPNFFSPKTVSSNKNENSVVHANPTKKLN, from the exons ATGACTCTGTTGGGTCCTCTTTCGGTATTCTTGACATCACTGCTGGCAATACCTCTTGCCTATATCTGTAATCAGCTCAGCACAATGAAGGACCCTGTGGTCATGTTAATTATTGGTGCTGTGGCACTAGTAACAGTAGCAGCCACACCCTACTTTCTCATGAGAAATAAACCACAACGAACTGACAACTTCTTCTATG TGCTTAGTATATTCACTTTTGCATCTGTTATTGACTTGGTCATTGCCCTCGAGAATGATGGCCTCATTGCAAACTTCATGGAGTTCTACTTACGTGATGGAGAGCCATACCTAAAAACTGCCCATGGCACTATGATTTCTTACTGGGATGGAATAGCACACTATGCCATGTATCTTATGATTTTGGCTGCACAGTCATGGAA CCAGAGTTACCGTGACGTAGGCCTCTACTGGGCTGCCTCCATTGGCCATAGCATGCTGATCTTGATGCCTGGCATATTTATGG GCAGCCATGGAATGCGATGGCCATGTCTCCTCAATCTGCCATATATTGTTGTACCATTTTACTATGGGGCAAGATTTCTGCTACAGGGAAGAGCACATGAAGGTCGACAG GTTAAAGAAAAGACCAACATGCAACATGCCAGCTTATGGCGCCGTCcagctgatatttttttcatcatctttttcatgGCTGCAATCTGCTTAGCAGTTTTGAGGTTTATT GCAGCTCTTGGAGGTAGTGTGCAGGTGGCTCAGCAGTACCGTGACCAACTAGAGCCATACCTGGCTGACAATGCTTATCCCAAGGTGCAG ATGATGGTGTACCTGTTTTATTTCCTGCCTTATTATGTAGCTGCAGTGTACGGTCTTGTTTGGCCTGAAAATACTTGGATGTTGGACTTGTCACTGATACATGCTGGTGCAGCTGCACAG ggtCAGTTTGCTCACATTGGGTCATCATTTCACTACCGTACTCCTTATGTGCATCGAGTACCGCAGGGTGGACGAGCTCGATTTCTCTTTTGGCTGATCAATGGAGCATTGTTCCTTGTGCCTCAGCTGTTTGCTTACAGATGTCTCAATTTTCCTAATTTCTTCTCCCCCAAAACTGTTTccagcaataaaaatgaaaattcagttgtccaTGCAAACCCTACAAAAAAGTTAAACTAG